Part of the Drosophila pseudoobscura strain MV-25-SWS-2005 chromosome 2, UCI_Dpse_MV25, whole genome shotgun sequence genome, GCAATTTCCACCTTCAAAAGGCGGGCGGCCAAATAATCCCACGCTACGCACGTGTAGAATGGTAACAAACactcaaaaaaataaaaatataaccaCCATTTGGCTTTGTTTTAAAACTTAGTAGATTTCACCATGGAAGTggaaaacaataacaacacgCAGCTACCTGCAAATACACCAGAAAAGTGTCCCGAGAAGAGAAAAGCTACCTTCGATGACAAGCCACTGGAAATCAAAAGACTGAAAGAGGACTGCTCCGAGGTGGAGACTACACCTCGGCCTCCACCGCAGAGCCCAAAAAAGCGCTTGCAACTAGACGGAAAACCTCAAAACAACAGAACCAAGCGCAACAAAGATCTTAATTTCTTGTATGGTAACTACAAGCACTACTACGGGAAGCGCATACTAGATAAGGACTTCCACGACATACGCTTGGATGTGCTGGGCACTCAGCCGGAGCTTTTCCGCGACAAGCAGTTGCTCGACATCGGCTGCAATTCTGGGCATCTGTCCATTGAAATTTGCAAAAAGTTCAATGCCAAGAGTCTCGTCGGCCTGGACATTGACCGCGGTCTTGTGAAGGATGCTCAAATGACCATTAGCTCCTTGAAGCACCTGACGCCTCCAGGGTCTAGGTTTCCTTACAATGTGAAATTTTTGCATGGCAACTATGTCCTGGATGACGATGTACTACTGGAGATAGAGCGTCCCCAGTTCGATGTGATATTGTGTCTCTCAGTCACTAAGTGGATTCACCTTAACTTCTGTGATGCTGGCCTGAAGCAGGCTTTCCGCCGCATGTTCTTGCAGCTGCGGCCGGACGGAAAACTCATCCTAGAGCCTCAATCTTTTGATGGCTACAGGAGACGTAAAAAAATATCTGTAAGTGAGTGCATATTTCTCGTAAATGGTaatcattcactttcaaagtACTTCACATTTAGGAGAACATCCGAGAAAACTACAATTCCATCAAATTCCGACCAGACCAATTCCCTGAATATCTGCTCAGTCCAGAGGTGGGCTTTGCCAGTATGGAGCTAATGGGCATACCTGAACACTGCAAAACTGGATTCAAGCGAcccattcaaatatttaaaaaagtgTAGTTATTTGATGCCAACCGGAATAAGCTCAAATAAAAGGTGATTGTATAGTTTCCAGAAAAGCACTTCATTAACAGGAGGATTTTAGGTAAAGCTATAtacagaaaataaatttagATTATTGATTACAGATCGTGCTACTGAGTTCGTTTCTTTTTGCTTGGTGCACCTGTAGGTGGCTGTAGTTTCTCTAAAATCTGTGGAATCTTCTCCAGTAACTGACCAGAGGTTAGCTGGAAGTCGCTATCTGCCCACATAAGACGCAACAGTGATAGACCAGTGCCAATATTCTTGCCAGAAAGTCCATGATCCTTGAGTATATTGCCGTTGAGGGGGAAACTGGGGGTAGACCATGCCTTCAATTGATTGTAGAGATCCACTTTGCGGGTATACTTGAGAAGTTGCTCGACGTAATCGCGCTTGGCGTACGGCTGCAGGCATAGTTTTTGATAATCGCGTAGGGTAGTATACTCCGAGTCCACCTGGAAAACAAGCATTTTAATAAGATATCTTTAACCGGGAGTGAGCGTTGTATTTACCCTCGTTCGCTGCTGTGTAATAAACAAAGCCAGATCCCTTTCGAAAGCGGACAGCTTTAAGCGCTCGTGCAGCATCATAGCCTCTTCAACAGAGTGAAGCAACCCCGTCATGTACAAAATGGGATAGTGGGGCTTCTCAAAAATGTCCAAGGTTTCACAAAGGATTTGAAATTCGTTCAAATTGGGCTTAACAGGAAGCCCGCAATGCTGAAACAGGTTGCAGCGGTGCATCTCCAACACCAGCTCGTTTCCGTAATTTCCCACAATAATCTTTTGCAGCTCTGACCAAATTCGCTCACCGCTGATCCTTGCCAAACCTTCAGCGTTTTTCTTGATGGCGGCCAAGGTGCTGGGATCATGACTTTCTGCATCTTTTGCTATGCGTCCATAAAAGCGAAAGTAGCGCAAAATGCGCAAGTAGTCCTCATTGATTCGTATGTCAGCatcaccaacaaaaacaacgcgACGCTGCTGCAAATCATCGTAGCCATAAAAGTAGTCATAAACAGTGCCATCAAAGCCGAGGAACATAGAGTTTATAGTCAAGTCACGACGGTTCGCATCCAGTTGCCAGTCGGTAGTGAAAACGACGTCCGCGTGTCGGCCATTGGTGCGGACGTCGATGCGCAAAGTGGTAACTTCGAAGTTCTCCTTGCCATTGATCCGCGGAGTAATGGTTCCATGCTTCTCGCCCTTGGAGTTGATCATACGCACGTTTTCCTTGGTAAACATATCCTTCATCTGATCTGGCGTGGCTGTGGTCGCGAAGTCAATGTCCTTTGGCTTGATACCCATTATAATGTCGCGGACGGCTCCGCCGGCAATTCTTATCTCATAGTCATACTTCTTGAAGAGGGACACCAACGAGTCCACTTCCGGAGTAAAAATGCCATGGAACTCGGGAGTATCTACCTTCGTGAACGCAGGGTCCGCACGCATTCTCGGTGGCTTTCCAAGCTGTGAGACCATTTCGGCTGACAGCTCCTTTGGTGGAGTAGACGGCCCCATTCGACTGGCCCGTGTATTCAACCCGCGTTGATGTGAGGCAATAGCTACAGGAATAATACGTACTTGTTTGATCAGCTTTGCAATATTACGAATGCCATGCATCGAGAACTTTTTGACCGGTAACAACAAGGTtgctattttttgtttggcgtTTCACGATGATGTTTTGTTCGGTGTTGCCAGATAGCATAAATCAACAAAACAGCTAGATTGACAGAAATCAAAATCATGTTTACACCTGGCATTGAACGAATTTATGGGTGTAATGCATTCAATTAGATGTAGATATGTAACTAGAATATAAGAGGATAGCGAGCAGGAATTTGTGTTGAATTTTTCCCCTCTCCTTGTTTTGAAAAAAGCTAGATCTGACGAGAAAAGAGCTTAATTGACAACACTGTACCGGGCTGAAACCTGTTACTTGGTTGGCACTCTTTGTAGTTTTCAAACTTCTTTATTAATGCAACCACGATTGCTATTGACACAAAGCATAAAGCTGTTGCCGGTATTACGATTACGTGGAACAAGAACAATGAGCTCAATACCAAGAGTGTATGTGACTCGACCAGATGTTGATGCCAGCGGTCTGGAATTGCTGCGTAAGAGGTGGTCTAGTAATCTGCTGAGATaaaattcatatttaattaataGACTATTTATCTTTCAGTTGCAATGTAAGCACTTGGAAGGAAGCTCTGCCCGTGCCTCGGGAAGTACTGCTTCGTGAGGTTGCGGGTTGTGAGGCCGTTTACTGCGCTCTTACAGACAAGATCGATGCAGAGGTATTGGATGCTGCCGGCTCTCAGCTAAAGTGCGTGTCCACCATCTCAGTGGGCTATGAGCATATCGACGTAGAGGAGTGCAGGAAACGTGGCATACGAGTGGGCTTTACTCCGGATGTGCTGACCGATGCCACGGCGGAGTTGACGCTCGCGCTACTGCTGGCTACCAATCGACGTCTGTTTGAGGCGAGTAAGCAAGTCTACAACGGCGGCTGGAAGTCCTGGGCGCCCATGTGGATGTGTGGTCAGGGCCTGAAGGGGTCGCGGGTGGGGCTCTTGGGCTTTGGACGCATTGGTCAGGAGATAGCAGCGCGAATTTTTCCTTTCAAGCCAGCAGAGATAACCTACACGACCCGCACGGCTCGGCCCCAAGAGGCGGCAGCGGTGAACGGCCGTCATGTGGACTTTGACGAAATGCTGCGAAACTCCGATTTTATCGTGGCCTGCTGTGCTTTGACCCCGGAAACCAAGGAGATCTTTAACGCTGGCGCTTTTAAGAAGATGAAACCCAATTGCATTTTTATAAATACTGCGCGTGGTGGGGTTGTTGACCAAAAGGCTTTGCATGAAGCACTAGAATCCAAACGTATTCTAGCTGCCGGCTTGGATGTGACCACACCAGAGCCACTGCCTCTTGATGATCCTCTTCTTAAATTGGATAATGTGGTCATATTGCCTCATATTGGAAGCGCCGATATCGAAACACGCAAGGAAATGTCGCGCATCACTGCGAGAAATATCCTGGCTGCCCTCACAGGAGGAAAAATGGAAGCCGAAGTAACAGTCTAATATTTTTCTTATTCATTAAAGTTAAAAATCTAATCTGTatccaaacaaaacaattaataTTTCGCCTCGTGATACACCCTATTCCTCCCCAGGTGGCAAGGGCTGGTTAAGATCGCTAGAGACTGGTGCGGGAACGGGCAAGGGCGTCAGAGACGTCAGCACGGGCACTGTGGAAATCACGCAGATGTCTGAGGGGTCCTGCACCTCTTTTTTAATCTGATCCGCAGACATGTAGCCGCCACTTTCGTCCTGCGAATACAGATTATTAAAGAAATCTTTATGAAAGGGGAAAAATACTCTTTACCGTGATGAAGACATCTACCGCCTTTCCTGAGATGATGTCCATGATCTGCTGTGTAATCCCACTACCATTCATCGGTTCATCCTGCACGCTCTCTGCATACTCTAGCAAAGCAGGTCGCAGGTCTGGGCACTGCTGGAGCGCGTCCTGAAGTTGCGCTGGCGGAAGGTTTAATAGAATCGGCAGCGACTGTGGCTTAAGGCGCTGCACCGTCTTGAGGAACCCCTCCCAGATGACCTTCTGTCGCCAAACCTGCTTCATTATTAACCTCTGCAGCAGATTCAGCAAAAAGTTAGATAGTCGCGGATAGAGCGTTAGACTCTGGATCGTTGTTCGCATCATCAGGGTTGGCAATGGAACAACTTCCACTAGTTGCTGAAGGACGGCCATGAGTACCTCCTGCGTGTACAACTCTCGCTCGCCCAGACATAGTGACGTAGCCTTTACTATGGACTTTAGATCACAAACATTCGTATCGATGGTGTGAAGGGCCACCAGGAGATCAGTGGGCGACAGAGCCATCGTCTGATGGGCAAACTCGGCCCCAATGCCGAGCAGCCGATTGAACACCTCCTTGACAACGGCAGGATTCAATTTAATCAGTTTGGGCAACACGCTGATCAGTTCGGAGCGGGACAAACCACTCAGCACGGGTATCATAACACGCACATCCTGCAACCTTTTCTGGTAAAGGTCCCGCACTCGTCGCACCAGATCCACAGGTGGTGTCGGCACCCGCTCTGTTAGTATATAGATGATGCGGATCACAAGGGTTTCCATTCCCTTTGGGCAGTCCTCTATTAACTGTAGAAGGGTAGGATTCTCCACACCAAGCTTCTTTACGGGAATGTCCAGACTGCGCAAGATCGTGCGTTTCAGCTCCGCGGAAGTGGTCACAAAAACTTGGCATACTTTCTCAACGTAAACTATAATAAGAGGAACGAGAACGAGATTCACTTTATATGCTTATTTTGAACTAATTGTTTGAAATCCTCACTTACCTTCCGGTTTGTAGGGCAACAGCGTGAGAGCCAGGCCCAGACACACCTTGGTGGTGTCCTCGCGCCAGTCTGTCTCGGCGGTGGGCCTGCCAAAGTCCTGTGAGAAAATAGAGGACGGGGGCCTCTCCTGCTCAAGAAATTGTAGCCATTCTAGAGCAAACTCATCGATCCGTGCTGGCAGAATCTTGTGCACATGGTATAGGTCGACCAAGTGGCTCAGAGAACGGTCTCGCAGATCAGCACGTTCGTGTACAGAAAAATTGAGTAGAATTCGTATAAAGCGGTTTTTTCGCGGAGGCCTTAGTACGGCCAGATCTTTGATCAGATCCAGACCATGCTGTGAAAACTCATCGACCAGACTTAGCTGGACCAGGTCCCCCACGACATCTTCTGGTAAGATTGGCGCCTCCAGATACACACGGCGGAGGAGAATTATCTTCTCCTTATGCTCACAGCGCTCGCCAATTCCGAAAATGAGCTGATTTAACAGCTCATTGTAGGCATGATCTGGGCGATTCTCTCTCTTGACATAGGTGTGCCTGGTAAAACCCTGCAGCAGGGAGTACTCCTCGAAGAGCCAGGAGAAGGCAAGATCTATGCGCTGTTTGACGTCCTCTAGAATAAACTCCATGATTCCGTAGCGCACATTATCTGGAAATGTGGCCGCTATGACAGTTACCAGCTTGCGGCGCTTGGAAGACACTCCCCCCTTGACGCACTGCCGTTCCGAGTTCAGTATTCGCTTGACTGCATCCACCAGGAACTTTTCCTTTACGTTGCGGGGAAGGGGTTTGGTAATCTCCTGCAGCTTCAGCGTCTTGGCGCGCTCTTTCATCCGCTCAATGACAGTCTGTTCGCCCTTAGCCCTTTCCATGGTCTCGCGCAACTTCTTCGTGGCCTCTTCCTTGCGCTGCAGCTCTTCCTCGCTCAACTTGCGATCCGATTCTTCATCCACGTCCATTGGTGTGACCTGAGGAGCTTCAGAGGTAGTAGATACTTCTCGACTCTTCTTGGCTCTCATGGGTGGCTCCTTGCTGAAGGTAGCAGCGCCTGGACCCAGGCGATTTTCTGTAAGCTGCTCACCAAAGATCCGCGATATGTTGCtgacctgctgctgcagagaCATTTGTTTGATGGGCGTATACTCGGTGAGAAACTTTTGAGGGACCTCCACTGGCAGTCCAGGCAGAAACTCCACCACCAAGCTGACCACCACCTCTGGAGCGCGGAAATGTTCGGCCAGGAATTTTTCGTTGACCCTGGTGGACTTCTGTCGCTGGCGCTCTAGCTCTTCCTCGTCGAGTTCCAGTTCCCGCGTCTCCTGCTCACGCTGCTCGCTGGCGATCCGCGCTTTTTTCGCCAGACTCTGGGCCGCGTTTTCTAAAATGCGCTTTTGTCGTCGAGCCGTTTCCTGCTTATCCATCTTGGGTATTAGTTTCTGTATCTCATTGGACGTGGAACCCAAGTCCATAAGCATGCCTCGTATCGTGGCAGAGAACTCATAGGCTCCTTTGTTCTTCAGCAGCGTCTGTAGCTGCATCTTGAGGCTTTTGCGGACTGAGCTCACCTGGGAGTCGGTGAGTGTGGGCGGAAGATTTGCATTGAGCTGCTTGAAGGCCTCCACCACAGCTCCCATGAAAACGGGTCGCATTTTGGCCACTGTACACAGGCTGCTGGTACAGGCAATCAGGTTCACAGAAGATATGTGCGTTGTGCCGTGGAACTGCAGCATGATGTCGAATATGTTGGTACCCTCCTCCTGCAATTTTTGAGCGCGGATGAGCTTGCAATTTTCGGGAACGTCTACTAGGGAGAAGTCGCCTTCCCGCTTGAGGCTGTCCTCGTCGGCATAGCTCTGCAGGACTATAATGCCCTCTAGGAACTTAATAGCATTGGTACGTATGCCATCGTTTTCGTTGTCAATCAGGTCCAAAATCTGAGCCTTGATCAAGCTAAGGATATTCCATGCCTGCTCGGCGCTGTCACTGGGATCTGTGAGACTGCATAAGTACTGCAGGCCATTTTTGTATATGCTACCACAGGCCTGGATCACACGTTTGATGACTTGCGCGGAATTGTCTCTCAGCAGCATGGAGATTATATTGATCACGTATGGAAGCAGCTCCACTTTCACCTTGCTGTAAGTCAGATATTATAATGGACCACTGTTATGATATCTTCCTTGAGCTGGTGATAGTTACCAAACTTGCTCCACAAAGCAAACCACTTGCTTTCTCACGTCCATGTTCTGATCATGTGCCAACGACAGAACTGGCTCCAGGAACTCTTCGGCTAGTTCCACGCAGGAGCTTAAAACGGTTTCCTGCACTTTCACCAGTAGCTCGCATTTTGTTGTGGCAGGAGCCGCAGACAACTCGTTGCACCACTCAACCACCTGGATATACAAACATAGAGAACAATGTAAATTAGAAGCGCCGTCGGCGTAGTGAACAGTACATTACCTTGGCTCGTGCGTTGGCTGTTTTTTCATCTGTGAATAGATTGGCGGTTTCTGAGACAAACTGACTGCGCCCAATTATACTGTCCATTTTGAAAGATAATACTTAATTCGTTTAAACTTAGTGtttaatgtatttatttgattgacCCTTTCGGCACAGATGACACAAAAAGATAGAATTATATCGATATTGCACTGCTCACATTTGCGTAAGTTCCAAGCGATGTATCGATGAGCGGCAGTGCTGCGAACTCAGCTATTTTATAGCTGTTTGCTATTCAGATATTTGATTGCTAGACAAATGGGAAATCTGTAGCCTAAAATCTgctttttaaaatatatattttgttctCCAACTGTGTGGTACTACATTTTAAGGCCAAATACCTATATGCCTATAAGCCCGATACGAATGACGAATGTGTCGGAAAAGACAATATGATAGacatttaatgaaaattagCTTCTTGCTTTTATTAGTTGGCATCACTAATGAGCGGATGGGTGAGTATCGATAGACTCGATTGCATCGATTTACtcacattttttgtgtgttttaaaaAGCGTGAAAAAACGCCTAAATAAACCAAACGGCCGCGTGTCAGCAAATAAGTGCAGTAAATTGATTGACGTCCGCGCTGCAGTTGAAAAATAAAGCAATCGAAGGCGCTAGGAGCCCGAAAAACGccccagcagccgcagctcATTGGCAGCCAACATCCGCAGCCGAAACGCAGAGTGTTATTGAACAACGGGGAGGCGTAGAgggaggtgtgtgtgtgtgtgtgtgcgcgcgtgcctgtgtgtatgtgtgtgcttgtgaGTGGGCAGAGGTGGCGGCTGTGGAGTAGCAGCGGATGTAGTTTGGAGCACAGGCACCGCGGATACCACGAAAAGCAAACATAGACGACATCGACGAATCCGAAgagcgaagagagagagagaaaacaaacATTGGGCCGCGAAACTGAAGGTTTGTTGAGGTGGaaagcagcagtagcagcaggcagcagcagcagcagcatcggtgACCGCACCCTAATGTCAAATAGTCAAGCGAATGCCGGCAGCAGCGGTAGCGCGGATGAACCGACCCTGAACCCGTCGGGATCGGCCACGTTGGTCCCCAACCTGACGACAACGAATGCATCCTCTCAAGCAACGCCAGCGTCAACAattccccagcagcagcaacagcagtcgcagccgcagccaccaCCTCACATAGTGGGAGCTTCAACAGCTGATGCTGGTGGCGGGGTTGGTGTGGTCGTCGCAGGGGGAAGCGAGGGAGTCAATTTGGATTCATCGCCTAGGGAATCCGGCGACGATTCAGAGGATGAGAGCGAGATTCTGGAAGAGTCGCCGTGCGGTCGGTGGCTGAAGCGGCGCGAGGAGGTCGACCAGCGGGATGTGCCCGGGATAGATTGTGTCCATCTGGCCATGGACACGGAGGAGGGTGTCGAGGTCGTTTGGAATGAGGTGCAATATGCCAATATGCAGGAGCTTAAGTCTCAGGAGGAGAAGATGCGTCAGGTCTTTGACAATCTACTGCAGCTGGATCATCAGAATATCGTCAAGTTCCATCGCTACTGGACGGACACGCAACAGGCGGAGAGGCCGAGGGTGATTTTCATTACGGAGTACATGTCATCCGGGTCTCTAAAACAGTTCCTCAAACGCACCAAGCGCAACGCCAAGCGATTGCCGCTGGAGTCGTGGCGACGCTGGTGTACTCAGATCCTGTCCGCGCTCAGCTATTTGCATTCCTGCACGCCGCCCATCATCCATGGAAATTTAACCTGTGATAGCATTTTCATCCAGCACAATGGTCTGGTCAAGATCGGCTCCGTGGTGCCCGACGCTGTTCACTACAGCGTTCGCCGGCAGTGGGACCGCGAAAGCGCTCGAGAGCAGGAGCGTGAGCGAGGCGCGCACTATTTCCAGGCGCCGGAGTATGGAGCCGCCGAGCAGCTGACTGCCGCCCTAGACATCTATGCTTTCGGCATGTGCGCCCTAGAGATGGCAGCTCTCGAAATTCAGCCCAGCAACAGcgaatcgactgccatcaacgAAGAGACCATACAGCGCACAATCTGCAGCCTAGAAAGCGATCTGCAAAGGGATCTGATAGAGAAGTGTCTCAACCCCCAACCCCAGGGCCGGCCCAGCGCAAACGATCTGCTATTTCATCCACTGCTTTTTGAGGTGAGTCCTGTGGCATGCTTACTGTGGTAGTCAGTCCATCAGATTCATCCCATCTTTGACCTTTGCAGGTTCATTCTCTCAAACTTCTGACCGCCCACTGTCTGGTCTTCTCACCCGCCAACCGCACCATGTTCTCAGAGACTGCATTCGACGGACTGATGCAGCGCTACTATCAGCCAGATGTGATAATGGCCCAGCTGATGTCTGGCGGACAGGAACGTCAGTACCGACTGGCCGATGTAGCCGGAGCAGACAAGCTGGAGAAGTTTGTTGAGGACGTCAAGTATGGGGTATATCCGCTGATCACGTACAACGGCAAGAAGCCGCCCAACTTTCGCTCACGGGCAGCCTCGCCGGAACGGGCCGACTCTGTTAAGTCTGCAACCCCAGAGCCGGTGGACACGGAGTCGCGTCGCATTGTCAACATGATGTGCAGCGTGAAGATAAAGGAGGACAGCAATGACATAATAATGACAATACTTCTACGCATGGATGACAAAATGAATCGCCAGCTGACGTGTCAAGTAAACGAGAATGATACGGCGGCTGATCTCACCAGCGAACTGGTTCGTCTCGGCTTTGTTCATCTCGACGACCAAGACAAAATTGAGGTTCTACTGGAGGAGACGTTGAAGGCTGGCGTTATGAGCGATGGGGCTGGTGCCGAAAGCTCGGGAGCTGGGGTGACCACGACAGCCACCATGGCGGCACTGGAGCAGCTGGAGCGTAACTGGTCAATTTCCGATGCGGATAAGACAATGGGGAGCAGCATGTCCTCGCCAGCAACTGCTATGATGTACGTGCCACAGGATCAGcagcaataccaacagcagcagcaggaggcggaCGTTGATCAATCGGGCACGACGAGCAATTGAGAGAGAGCATATGATTAGTATTCAGGGCAAGCCGGCGCTTATcgtattgtttttattatatgtATTGGGAAATTACACATTACGATTTTATTACTACgattatttgttatttttatatatatgcctatacctatatatgtatatgtatatgtatgtatgtattcgaaataatatttatgtatgtatgtaccataAAAGATGTTGAACCAGGCTTCCATGCTGATGATTTCGagacacgcccacacacatgACACTTACGACACGCAGCAGCTAACGAGCTTAAAATATCCAAGCATTCGCTTAGCATAGCTCCGCTCAAAGGAGCGAACTCGAATCGAATTCGCAGTTCTCAAAGCTAAACACAACGCAAGTCGAAAACTAAATCCAGAAAAATAACGAAACCCCCACGTTTCAAAAGAGCGCCTTGGCGCCAACAAGATGACATCTAGAATTACATAAAATTTGATAGTTTAGCCACGCCGAGACGAGAACAAACCTAAAGGCAGTGGCGTGTATTTAACTGTATTACAAATATGATCAAATACGCAAGGCCacgaaaaaatattaaataaattattgaaataaaaaacaaaatatataacacAGGCAGagcataaaaaaaacaatacacaACAGACATAGCTACACTATTGATAAATAAAGAAGGCAAACAGCTGACTAACTCTAGACATGTTTCGCgagcatttcatttcaattaatCGAGCTGGCAATTGGACTTGATTAGCTAGCCAGTTCGTCTATGTGTTCTGATAAACAGACCAGATGTCCGAAGCTCAGAGCTTGCTTAGTAGCGTAGGTGGCCTAGTTAAGACAGTGCGCTTGAGATTCGACTAGCGATGCACAGCAACCGAAGcgttaaatatatgtactcaAAGTAAGTCAATTGACTTGAGATAGATGAATAATTCCACACGGCTATTTCACGTCTTGATCAGTAGCAGAATAAATTCTCCAGAAAAATTATTATACAATCCAGGAAGTGAGCAAGTGACCCAAAAATGGaatagttttctttttattttgctttaaaTAAAGTATAAAAACTAGACTATTTTGATAGATAAAACATTAGATTTCTTTTGCAGATAAGGTAATAGCGTACCCGTAATAGGTAACGATTAAAGTGGTATGTACTTCCGAAGAAATCGTTTATTTTGCTCTTATTTCGTGGGCTTGCTTGATTTAAGCCTATGCACACGCTTGAGCAGGTACCTCGGCCTCCTTTGGCTCTGGTGTGGCCAACTTTATGCGTTTGCATTCCCTCTCTCCTGGGTCATCATCACTAAAACCTTCGATAGATGATTCCACCGCAGGCACTTTTTCCAGCTCTTTCGAGTCACTTATCGGTG contains:
- the LOC4802053 gene encoding probable RNA methyltransferase CG1239 isoform X2, producing the protein MEVENNNNTQLPANTPEKCPEKRKATFDDKPLEIKRLKEDCSEVETTPRPPPQSPKKRLQLDGKPQNNRTKRNKDLNFLYGNYKHYYGKRILDKDFHDIRLDVLGTQPELFRDKQLLDIGCNSGHLSIEICKKFNAKSLVGLDIDRGLVKDAQMTISSLKHLTPPGSRFPYNVKFLHGNYVLDDDVLLEIERPQFDVILCLSVTKWIHLNFCDAGLKQAFRRMFLQLRPDGKLILEPQSFDGYRRRKKISVREHPRKLQFHQIPTRPIP
- the LOC4802053 gene encoding probable RNA methyltransferase CG1239 isoform X1 — translated: MEVENNNNTQLPANTPEKCPEKRKATFDDKPLEIKRLKEDCSEVETTPRPPPQSPKKRLQLDGKPQNNRTKRNKDLNFLYGNYKHYYGKRILDKDFHDIRLDVLGTQPELFRDKQLLDIGCNSGHLSIEICKKFNAKSLVGLDIDRGLVKDAQMTISSLKHLTPPGSRFPYNVKFLHGNYVLDDDVLLEIERPQFDVILCLSVTKWIHLNFCDAGLKQAFRRMFLQLRPDGKLILEPQSFDGYRRRKKISENIRENYNSIKFRPDQFPEYLLSPEVGFASMELMGIPEHCKTGFKRPIQIFKKV
- the LOC4802054 gene encoding CCA tRNA nucleotidyltransferase 1, mitochondrial, with protein sequence MHGIRNIAKLIKQVRIIPVAIASHQRGLNTRASRMGPSTPPKELSAEMVSQLGKPPRMRADPAFTKVDTPEFHGIFTPEVDSLVSLFKKYDYEIRIAGGAVRDIIMGIKPKDIDFATTATPDQMKDMFTKENVRMINSKGEKHGTITPRINGKENFEVTTLRIDVRTNGRHADVVFTTDWQLDANRRDLTINSMFLGFDGTVYDYFYGYDDLQQRRVVFVGDADIRINEDYLRILRYFRFYGRIAKDAESHDPSTLAAIKKNAEGLARISGERIWSELQKIIVGNYGNELVLEMHRCNLFQHCGLPVKPNLNEFQILCETLDIFEKPHYPILYMTGLLHSVEEAMMLHERLKLSAFERDLALFITQQRTRVDSEYTTLRDYQKLCLQPYAKRDYVEQLLKYTRKVDLYNQLKAWSTPSFPLNGNILKDHGLSGKNIGTGLSLLRLMWADSDFQLTSGQLLEKIPQILEKLQPPTGAPSKKKRTQ
- the LOC4802055 gene encoding glyoxylate reductase/hydroxypyruvate reductase — encoded protein: MQPRLLLTQSIKLLPVLRLRGTRTMSSIPRVYVTRPDVDASGLELLRKSCNVSTWKEALPVPREVLLREVAGCEAVYCALTDKIDAEVLDAAGSQLKCVSTISVGYEHIDVEECRKRGIRVGFTPDVLTDATAELTLALLLATNRRLFEASKQVYNGGWKSWAPMWMCGQGLKGSRVGLLGFGRIGQEIAARIFPFKPAEITYTTRTARPQEAAAVNGRHVDFDEMLRNSDFIVACCALTPETKEIFNAGAFKKMKPNCIFINTARGGVVDQKALHEALESKRILAAGLDVTTPEPLPLDDPLLKLDNVVILPHIGSADIETRKEMSRITARNILAALTGGKMEAEVTV
- the Sym gene encoding symplekin, which translates into the protein MDSIIGRSQFVSETANLFTDEKTANARAKVVEWCNELSAAPATTKCELLVKVQETVLSSCVELAEEFLEPVLSLAHDQNMDVRKQVVCFVEQVCKVKVELLPYVINIISMLLRDNSAQVIKRVIQACGSIYKNGLQYLCSLTDPSDSAEQAWNILSLIKAQILDLIDNENDGIRTNAIKFLEGIIVLQSYADEDSLKREGDFSLVDVPENCKLIRAQKLQEEGTNIFDIMLQFHGTTHISSVNLIACTSSLCTVAKMRPVFMGAVVEAFKQLNANLPPTLTDSQVSSVRKSLKMQLQTLLKNKGAYEFSATIRGMLMDLGSTSNEIQKLIPKMDKQETARRQKRILENAAQSLAKKARIASEQREQETRELELDEEELERQRQKSTRVNEKFLAEHFRAPEVVVSLVVEFLPGLPVEVPQKFLTEYTPIKQMSLQQQVSNISRIFGEQLTENRLGPGAATFSKEPPMRAKKSREVSTTSEAPQVTPMDVDEESDRKLSEEELQRKEEATKKLRETMERAKGEQTVIERMKERAKTLKLQEITKPLPRNVKEKFLVDAVKRILNSERQCVKGGVSSKRRKLVTVIAATFPDNVRYGIMEFILEDVKQRIDLAFSWLFEEYSLLQGFTRHTYVKRENRPDHAYNELLNQLIFGIGERCEHKEKIILLRRVYLEAPILPEDVVGDLVQLSLVDEFSQHGLDLIKDLAVLRPPRKNRFIRILLNFSVHERADLRDRSLSHLVDLYHVHKILPARIDEFALEWLQFLEQERPPSSIFSQDFGRPTAETDWREDTTKVCLGLALTLLPYKPEVYVEKVCQVFVTTSAELKRTILRSLDIPVKKLGVENPTLLQLIEDCPKGMETLVIRIIYILTERVPTPPVDLVRRVRDLYQKRLQDVRVMIPVLSGLSRSELISVLPKLIKLNPAVVKEVFNRLLGIGAEFAHQTMALSPTDLLVALHTIDTNVCDLKSIVKATSLCLGERELYTQEVLMAVLQQLVEVVPLPTLMMRTTIQSLTLYPRLSNFLLNLLQRLIMKQVWRQKVIWEGFLKTVQRLKPQSLPILLNLPPAQLQDALQQCPDLRPALLEYAESVQDEPMNGSGITQQIMDIISGKAVDVFITDESGGYMSADQIKKEVQDPSDICVISTVPVLTSLTPLPVPAPVSSDLNQPLPPGEE